GAAAGAGAGAGTTCGCGAGGCTGCATATGGACAATATAAAGTACATTCAGCTTCCGGAGTTATTTTAGTACTAGGCGATAAGGAAGCATACAAGCAAACGGCTCACATTAGTCAAGGGATGGTTGATCTAGGCATTATTACAAACTATGAACTTGAAGGACTCATTGATGATAATGCGAAGTTTTACGAAGAACGTGGTGAGGAGTTTATGAAGGAAGACGCGATTCGTAACGCATCACTTTCAGCTATGCTCTTTATGTTAGCAGCAAAAAATCGAGGCTGGGATACATGTCCGATGATTGGTTTTGATCAACAGCAAATGCGCGCATTATTCAATGTACCAGCAACA
The genomic region above belongs to Lysinibacillus sp. FSL W8-0992 and contains:
- a CDS encoding nitroreductase family protein, with translation MEFTKLIDKRRSANNFIDGVVMTEEDIRPILEDVKLAPSAFNLQHTEYIVVLDQELKERVREAAYGQYKVHSASGVILVLGDKEAYKQTAHISQGMVDLGIITNYELEGLIDDNAKFYEERGEEFMKEDAIRNASLSAMLFMLAAKNRGWDTCPMIGFDQQQMRALFNVPATHEIVLMMTIGKEKESSHRLRGYRKPVEEFATYY